One window of Atribacter laminatus genomic DNA carries:
- a CDS encoding ABC transporter permease, translating to MNGAQNGKQAIPPAWTRIFKTHPSIPLLIVLIAGFSIIFPKRFLTPMNLSSILGQFVTIILFALGPSMVATIGSLDLSYVGIWMLGGMLVWHLTPSLGIFAILIYPLLGFLTGLMVGTIQVKAKVPSFILTLSLLAAYSGLTSILSGGYPRMVRGYEFLTGELIPRVPTALFWTIPLIVIAIYLMRGTKIGTYLYAIGSNEEGARLAGINVNRYKILTFVMSGLFTGIGSIIQFQHLGGSVPLSLNMNTMTMPLVAIVFGGTLLTGGSGGPDRTILGTLAFVVLYRGLYISLINPEILQLIVGLLLVLSIVVASRGLRGVSIT from the coding sequence ATGAACGGTGCACAGAATGGGAAGCAAGCGATACCACCGGCATGGACCCGAATCTTTAAAACTCATCCCTCTATCCCGCTTTTAATTGTTCTCATTGCAGGATTTTCAATAATTTTTCCTAAAAGATTTCTTACACCTATGAACCTCTCATCTATTTTAGGGCAGTTTGTAACAATTATTTTATTTGCTCTTGGCCCTTCTATGGTTGCTACCATAGGCTCATTAGATCTTTCCTACGTTGGTATCTGGATGTTAGGAGGTATGCTCGTTTGGCACTTAACTCCTTCATTAGGAATCTTTGCAATTCTGATTTATCCATTATTGGGCTTCTTAACCGGTCTTATGGTTGGTACAATCCAAGTGAAAGCTAAAGTTCCCTCCTTTATTTTAACTTTGAGCTTATTGGCGGCTTATTCCGGACTTACTTCAATTTTATCAGGTGGATACCCTCGCATGGTTCGGGGTTACGAATTTTTAACCGGAGAATTGATACCCCGTGTTCCTACCGCATTATTCTGGACAATTCCTCTTATTGTAATTGCCATATATTTAATGAGGGGTACAAAAATAGGTACCTATCTTTACGCAATTGGTTCAAATGAAGAAGGCGCTCGATTAGCGGGGATAAATGTAAATAGGTATAAAATTTTAACTTTTGTGATGAGTGGCTTATTTACGGGAATCGGATCTATAATTCAATTTCAACATTTAGGGGGATCAGTACCATTATCTTTAAATATGAATACTATGACTATGCCTCTTGTGGCAATAGTTTTCGGAGGCACGCTGCTAACCGGGGGAAGTGGGGGACCAGATAGAACTATTCTTGGTACATTAGCTTTTGTGGTCCTATATCGAGGTTTATATATATCGCTTATAAACCCAGAAATACTCCAATTGATCGTAGGATTGTTATTGGTACTATCTATCGTAGTGGCTTCTAGAGGATTAAGAGGAGTTTCAATAACGTAA
- a CDS encoding sugar ABC transporter ATP-binding protein, giving the protein MRTDIPIVELKGVNKTFGGVVQALSDVSIGIYKNEVVGVVGENGAGKSTLMKILAGVYPPDQGEWYYTGTKTTFPKNPKEAAKRGVGIVYQEKGVIPALKVYQYLFLGHEDKYVHNTKLDIEQMKTFAKKTLNEFHIDCDIETFMYDLPPSTQKMIEIAKAILSLRLEQGDNDAVSVIILDEPTAPLNLEERQELFNYILKMKKTTSFVLVSHIMHEVLEFTDRIYVLRDGELVDHYNLSEEEVTEKDLFKAIVGKDFIEDTAAHETIDYTNEEIVLSAKDLTRNGSYYDISFDLHKGEGIGFFGPAGSGKSEIIKTIAGILNYDKGSLIVGEKKADTRELPHVRLIKGIGYFCGETEKQLFFNWTVRKNISIVNIEKILQKRFPVLNYNTEKKMAEKIVDTFKIKTPSIETDCQSLSGGNKQKISVGKWFERRPDILLLEDPTIGIDVGARKDIFEALLELKRKGVSIILVSDDPKEYTTLCNKIITLKGGRIQKVLGNQEFREVIAT; this is encoded by the coding sequence ATGAGAACAGATATTCCAATAGTTGAATTGAAAGGTGTGAATAAAACCTTTGGTGGGGTTGTTCAAGCACTAAGCGATGTCAGCATTGGGATTTATAAAAATGAAGTTGTAGGAGTAGTAGGGGAAAATGGTGCAGGAAAATCCACCTTAATGAAAATTCTTGCTGGTGTTTATCCGCCTGATCAAGGTGAATGGTATTATACTGGTACAAAAACAACTTTCCCTAAGAATCCCAAGGAGGCAGCCAAACGTGGGGTTGGAATCGTTTATCAGGAAAAAGGAGTTATTCCAGCTTTAAAGGTTTACCAATATTTATTTCTTGGGCATGAGGATAAATACGTTCACAACACGAAATTAGATATTGAACAAATGAAAACTTTTGCCAAGAAAACTTTAAATGAATTTCATATTGACTGTGATATTGAAACTTTTATGTATGATTTACCTCCTTCCACCCAGAAGATGATCGAGATAGCCAAAGCGATTTTATCCCTTAGATTAGAGCAGGGTGATAATGATGCAGTTTCAGTTATTATTCTCGATGAACCAACTGCACCATTGAATCTTGAAGAACGACAGGAATTGTTTAATTATATTTTAAAGATGAAAAAAACCACTTCTTTTGTATTAGTATCTCACATCATGCATGAAGTGCTAGAATTTACCGATAGGATTTATGTGTTAAGAGATGGAGAATTGGTAGATCACTATAATTTATCAGAGGAAGAGGTTACTGAAAAAGATCTTTTCAAAGCTATTGTTGGAAAAGATTTTATTGAAGACACCGCTGCCCATGAAACCATTGATTACACCAACGAAGAAATTGTTTTATCTGCCAAAGACTTAACTAGGAACGGGAGTTATTATGATATTTCCTTTGATCTTCATAAGGGAGAAGGTATTGGTTTTTTTGGTCCAGCTGGATCTGGAAAGAGTGAAATTATAAAAACCATCGCTGGTATATTAAATTATGATAAGGGAAGCTTAATAGTAGGTGAAAAGAAAGCTGATACTCGAGAGCTCCCCCATGTTCGGTTAATAAAGGGGATTGGGTATTTTTGTGGAGAAACCGAAAAGCAATTATTTTTTAACTGGACAGTGCGAAAAAACATCTCGATAGTGAATATAGAGAAAATATTACAGAAGCGGTTTCCGGTCCTAAATTACAATACAGAAAAGAAAATGGCAGAAAAAATCGTCGACACTTTTAAAATCAAAACCCCAAGCATTGAAACTGATTGTCAATCATTGAGCGGTGGCAACAAACAAAAAATTTCCGTGGGAAAGTGGTTTGAAAGAAGGCCTGATATCCTTTTATTGGAAGATCCAACCATTGGGATCGATGTTGGAGCCAGAAAGGATATCTTCGAAGCACTCTTAGAGTTGAAAAGGAAGGGTGTTTCTATAATTTTGGTAAGTGATGACCCCAAGGAATATACAACATTGTGCAATAAAATTATTACTTTAAAGGGAGGAAGAATTCAGAAAGTGCTTGGGAATCAGGAGTTTAGGGAGGTAATAGCAACATGA
- a CDS encoding sugar ABC transporter substrate-binding protein: protein MSRLNKKFMVVCVLVFIIGIFSMMALAADDAESQRRELAQKYKNAEPGESFLVGHITFHLSQEYSMMVLQSIEQACRQLGLQFSSSLATSDAEWIQQTQSMIAAGAKAIIYNCPSVSIIPELAKICNDNKVFLATYFGLTAETFPGDFGPYWVIDNTPMSDEQTFLPLVLLFQKMRDNGKTKFLHIQASTTNATISTALINLGVFQAWKLYPEIMALGHQWGEWNYEGGRKAAEAALAVRQDYEGLWGANDSVTIGALRALEDRGLNIGPFTASRDMEMTTAEEILQGNFLCTCGFDIPYYGGRLVPMLYDMCVGEWYPLPEEMIQAPELSVYGKPGDLEKLAEAAGIDDHPNFKVGPTEENLEKILKKMKDRQPEYPYDFRLMSYSKCKELGLEFDIHAGAGTELGRHNFIYAASLEKFGSVDAFKKHVIALMEYFLDFSVADTWEEAEEYAKTFPPELKVDPIWK from the coding sequence ATGTCAAGGTTAAATAAAAAGTTCATGGTTGTTTGTGTTCTGGTGTTTATAATTGGGATATTTAGTATGATGGCTTTAGCAGCAGATGATGCAGAAAGCCAGAGACGTGAATTAGCTCAAAAATACAAAAATGCTGAGCCAGGAGAAAGTTTTTTAGTTGGTCATATCACCTTCCATTTATCGCAAGAATATTCAATGATGGTTTTGCAATCGATAGAACAAGCATGCCGGCAGCTTGGTTTGCAGTTTAGTAGCTCACTGGCGACATCTGATGCTGAATGGATTCAACAAACCCAGAGTATGATTGCTGCTGGAGCAAAAGCGATTATCTATAATTGTCCATCGGTTTCGATTATCCCCGAGCTGGCAAAAATATGTAACGATAATAAGGTGTTTTTAGCAACCTATTTTGGTTTAACTGCCGAAACCTTCCCTGGTGATTTTGGACCATACTGGGTTATTGACAATACGCCCATGTCTGACGAACAAACCTTCCTTCCTTTAGTGCTGTTATTCCAAAAAATGAGAGATAACGGCAAAACAAAATTCCTCCACATACAAGCCAGCACAACCAATGCAACCATTTCAACTGCTCTCATCAATTTAGGAGTGTTTCAGGCTTGGAAACTCTATCCAGAAATTATGGCTTTAGGTCATCAGTGGGGTGAATGGAATTATGAAGGTGGTCGAAAAGCAGCCGAAGCAGCTTTGGCGGTTCGACAGGATTATGAAGGATTGTGGGGCGCCAATGATTCAGTAACCATTGGGGCTCTCAGAGCTCTTGAGGATCGAGGTTTGAACATTGGTCCATTCACAGCTTCAAGAGACATGGAAATGACTACCGCTGAAGAAATACTACAAGGAAATTTCCTCTGCACCTGTGGTTTTGATATTCCATATTACGGTGGGAGGCTTGTTCCGATGCTCTATGATATGTGTGTGGGAGAATGGTATCCATTACCCGAAGAAATGATCCAGGCACCAGAATTGAGCGTGTACGGAAAACCCGGTGATTTAGAAAAATTAGCTGAAGCTGCCGGAATTGACGATCATCCGAATTTCAAAGTTGGTCCGACCGAAGAAAACTTGGAAAAAATATTGAAAAAAATGAAGGATAGACAGCCTGAATATCCTTATGACTTCCGATTGATGTCTTATTCAAAATGCAAAGAGCTCGGTTTAGAATTTGATATTCATGCTGGAGCAGGGACAGAACTTGGAAGACACAATTTTATTTATGCGGCATCACTTGAGAAATTTGGCAGCGTAGACGCATTTAAAAAACATGTTATAGCACTTATGGAATACTTCCTTGATTTCAGCGTAGCTGATACCTGGGAAGAAGCTGAAGAATATGCAAAGACATTCCCACCAGAACTTAAGGTAGACCCAATATGGAAATAA
- a CDS encoding galactitol-1-phosphate 5-dehydrogenase has product MKSSMRAVTLVSPGHLECVNTEIPVVQNPHDVLIKVHACGVCGSDIARVMVKGAHKMPIIIGHEFAGEVVEIGLDVKTTKVADRVTIMPLVPCGQCDYCRIGEYTLCDDYEYYGSRIPGAMAEYILVNERNVLKLPENVDYEMGAMTDPVSVALHAVRKAGVEAGQSAVVFGLGAIGFVAVQWLKNLGCTNVVAVDIFDEKLNLAKTLGADLTINGKTTDAVKAIQDYTGGKGVDVAIELAGSKFTQPQAVLSVSKMGKVVYCGISYDDLILPNQALNAILRGELIILGSWNSSIAPLPINEWESALKFMNNGKIRVKPLISHRVRLEDCQSVFEMMFYKKEVFTKVMFQPEL; this is encoded by the coding sequence ATGAAGTCTTCCATGCGAGCGGTGACTTTGGTATCACCTGGTCATCTGGAGTGTGTAAATACTGAAATTCCTGTCGTTCAAAACCCACATGATGTCTTAATAAAAGTTCATGCTTGCGGAGTTTGTGGATCAGATATTGCCAGGGTTATGGTAAAGGGAGCTCATAAAATGCCGATCATCATCGGTCATGAATTTGCCGGTGAAGTCGTTGAAATTGGGTTAGACGTTAAAACGACTAAAGTGGCTGATCGTGTAACGATTATGCCTTTAGTTCCTTGTGGCCAATGTGATTATTGCCGAATTGGAGAATATACCCTTTGTGACGATTATGAATATTATGGTTCTCGTATACCTGGGGCAATGGCTGAATACATCTTGGTCAACGAGAGGAATGTTTTAAAGCTTCCGGAAAATGTTGATTATGAGATGGGAGCTATGACCGATCCGGTAAGTGTGGCATTACATGCAGTTCGGAAAGCCGGTGTGGAAGCAGGTCAATCAGCTGTGGTTTTTGGATTGGGAGCAATTGGTTTTGTGGCAGTTCAATGGCTAAAAAACTTAGGTTGTACCAATGTTGTTGCAGTAGATATTTTTGACGAAAAACTAAATTTAGCCAAAACTTTAGGTGCGGATTTAACCATTAACGGGAAAACAACCGATGCGGTTAAAGCCATTCAGGATTATACTGGGGGAAAGGGTGTCGATGTTGCCATTGAATTAGCCGGAAGTAAGTTTACCCAACCTCAAGCGGTACTATCGGTGAGCAAAATGGGTAAAGTGGTATATTGCGGAATATCCTATGATGACCTCATCCTCCCCAACCAGGCACTGAATGCCATTTTAAGAGGAGAATTAATTATTTTGGGATCCTGGAATTCTTCAATTGCGCCTCTCCCCATCAATGAATGGGAAAGCGCTTTAAAATTTATGAATAACGGGAAAATACGAGTAAAACCACTTATCAGCCATCGAGTTCGTTTGGAGGATTGCCAATCAGTGTTCGAAATGATGTTCTATAAAAAGGAAGTATTTACCAAGGTGATGTTTCAACCAGAATTATGA
- a CDS encoding phosphate propanoyltransferase codes for MEEKNRDKNQLLTEIITETVYKYLADAGLTSNQDYTIPVEVSNRHVHLTREALDALFGQNYQLTKVRDISQPGEFASDEKVTLVSSKMRMIENVRIVGPVRAYNQAELTVTDGYTLGVSLPTRLSGDVVGSQSITMIGPKGAINLPEGAIRAARHIHMTPEDAEKYQVKDNQRVKVETEGENGVIFKDVIIRVSNKCKLAFHIDIEEANAANVQGTTYCRILFK; via the coding sequence ATGGAAGAAAAAAACCGAGATAAAAACCAATTATTAACCGAAATTATAACCGAAACAGTCTATAAATATTTAGCTGACGCTGGGTTAACATCAAATCAAGATTATACTATCCCAGTTGAGGTTTCCAATCGTCATGTACACTTAACCCGAGAAGCCTTAGATGCTTTATTTGGCCAGAATTATCAGCTAACTAAGGTTCGAGATATATCCCAACCAGGTGAGTTTGCTAGTGATGAAAAGGTAACCTTAGTGAGTTCTAAAATGAGAATGATTGAAAATGTCAGAATTGTCGGTCCAGTGAGAGCTTATAACCAGGCTGAGTTAACGGTGACCGATGGTTATACCTTAGGAGTAAGTCTTCCAACCCGTTTATCAGGGGATGTAGTAGGCTCTCAATCTATAACTATGATAGGTCCAAAGGGAGCAATAAATCTCCCAGAGGGAGCCATACGTGCTGCACGACATATCCATATGACACCAGAAGATGCGGAAAAATACCAAGTAAAAGATAATCAACGAGTGAAAGTGGAAACCGAAGGGGAAAATGGAGTAATTTTTAAAGATGTAATTATTCGAGTATCGAATAAATGTAAGCTGGCTTTTCATATTGACATTGAAGAAGCCAATGCAGCGAATGTTCAAGGAACAACTTACTGCCGAATACTATTCAAGTGA
- the deoC gene encoding deoxyribose-phosphate aldolase produces MDLAPYIDHTLLKPDAKQSQIDQLCQEAIQYHFCSVCIQPYWVGYCAKKLRGTGVKVCTVVGFPLGANDPKSKAYETRQAIEDGAHEIDMVINIGAMKSGNIKMVEDDLRAIKRACRQTTITKAIIETFLLTDDEKVIACQLAKKIGYNFVKTSTGFAGGGATVHDVALMRRTVGPKMGIKAAGGIHNFEEAKAMIAAGATRLGTSSGVKIVNG; encoded by the coding sequence ATGGATTTAGCTCCTTATATTGATCATACCCTTTTAAAGCCAGATGCCAAACAAAGCCAGATTGATCAGCTTTGTCAGGAGGCTATCCAGTATCATTTTTGTTCAGTTTGTATTCAACCATACTGGGTTGGCTATTGTGCTAAAAAGCTTCGAGGTACTGGAGTTAAAGTATGCACTGTTGTGGGTTTTCCATTAGGAGCGAATGACCCAAAAAGTAAAGCCTATGAAACGAGACAGGCCATTGAAGATGGAGCTCATGAGATTGATATGGTAATTAATATCGGTGCTATGAAATCAGGAAACATAAAAATGGTGGAAGATGACCTCCGAGCAATCAAGAGGGCTTGTCGGCAAACAACAATAACTAAAGCTATTATTGAAACCTTTCTTTTAACTGACGATGAAAAAGTTATTGCCTGTCAATTAGCCAAAAAAATTGGATATAATTTTGTTAAAACATCTACTGGCTTTGCAGGTGGAGGTGCAACAGTTCACGATGTTGCTCTCATGAGAAGAACAGTAGGACCCAAAATGGGAATCAAAGCAGCTGGTGGAATTCATAATTTTGAAGAAGCCAAAGCCATGATTGCAGCTGGAGCAACTCGACTGGGAACAAGTTCGGGTGTAAAAATTGTTAATGGTTAA
- the rpiB gene encoding ribose 5-phosphate isomerase B has translation MMKKDSENSIRILNNVVNGLYSSTVTNQPDTLPLNTKDKVLRIAIGSDHGGFESKEKLIVFLKELGYRVTDVGTYNTESVDYPDFALKVALKVKNGDCERGIMIDGAGIGSCMVCNKVRGIRAAMCYDLKTIVNSREHNDANLLTLGGPLHSIEQIYEMVKVWLETRFAGGRHWKRINKMMEVEKKYL, from the coding sequence ATGATGAAAAAAGATTCGGAAAACTCTATTCGTATCTTGAACAACGTAGTTAATGGTTTATATTCTTCTACCGTTACCAATCAACCAGACACTCTCCCTTTAAATACCAAAGATAAAGTGTTACGTATAGCAATTGGGTCCGATCATGGAGGATTCGAATCAAAAGAAAAGTTGATAGTTTTTTTAAAAGAATTAGGTTATCGAGTAACTGATGTTGGAACATATAATACCGAGAGTGTTGACTATCCTGATTTTGCTCTCAAAGTTGCATTAAAAGTTAAAAATGGGGATTGCGAAAGAGGGATAATGATTGATGGAGCAGGAATAGGGTCATGTATGGTATGTAATAAAGTGAGGGGAATTCGAGCGGCTATGTGTTACGATTTAAAAACCATTGTGAATAGCCGTGAACATAATGATGCAAATTTGCTTACTTTGGGCGGTCCTCTTCACTCTATTGAGCAAATTTATGAAATGGTAAAAGTTTGGCTCGAAACCAGATTTGCTGGTGGAAGGCATTGGAAAAGAATTAATAAAATGATGGAAGTTGAAAAAAAATATTTATAA
- a CDS encoding EutN/CcmL family microcompartment protein yields the protein MILAKVIGQVVSTMKLDIFKGFKLLLVKPVDIEEKPKGKSLLALDTVQAGVGDIVLVMDEGNSARTVLENTTAPIRSIIVGIVDEIQTDKRGEK from the coding sequence ATGATTTTAGCGAAGGTAATTGGACAAGTCGTTTCAACAATGAAATTAGATATATTTAAAGGTTTCAAATTGTTGTTAGTTAAACCGGTTGATATTGAAGAGAAACCAAAAGGAAAAAGCCTTTTAGCGCTTGATACTGTTCAAGCTGGAGTGGGAGATATCGTATTGGTAATGGATGAAGGGAACTCAGCGCGTACAGTTCTTGAAAATACAACTGCCCCAATTCGTTCAATTATCGTGGGTATTGTTGATGAAATACAAACCGATAAAAGAGGAGAGAAATGA
- a CDS encoding EutN/CcmL family microcompartment protein, whose protein sequence is MKIGKVIGTVVCDQKVDSLNGIKLLLIQPLNETLKEEGTPVVACDAVQAGLNDIVFYEGGREAALGLTNWFNPSDLTVMGIIDNLYTEEDTK, encoded by the coding sequence ATGAAGATAGGAAAGGTTATTGGAACAGTGGTTTGTGACCAAAAAGTGGATTCGTTAAATGGGATTAAACTGTTGTTAATACAACCACTGAATGAAACTCTAAAGGAAGAAGGAACTCCGGTTGTTGCATGTGATGCAGTTCAAGCAGGCTTAAATGATATAGTTTTTTATGAAGGAGGCAGAGAAGCTGCCCTGGGTTTAACCAATTGGTTTAATCCATCCGATTTAACGGTAATGGGTATTATTGATAATTTATATACTGAGGAAGATACAAAATGA
- a CDS encoding aldehyde dehydrogenase family protein: protein MDISETEVKVIVERILKQIQNNQEIVEQEPLTQQGNRGLFPTIESAIDAAEKAFYQLHQLTLDHRKEMIRQIRKIVMSNQDSLSKMAVEETGFGRVEDKIEKHKLVALKTPGVEDLEPIAYTDDHGMTLVERAPYGVIGAIIPSTNPTTSVVNNAISMIAGGNTVVFHPHPNAKKCSCTVISLINQAIIDAGGPENVITAIQNPTLETAQTMMKHPKIRLLVVTGGPAVVRVAMNSGKKVIAAGPGNPPCVVDETADILKAGRDIVRGAGFDNNIICICEKEILAVSSIADRLKEEIKKNGAYELNKSQIDKITPIIIDKPGAPGQEGAPNKKFVGKNANLIAKEIGLNLPDDIRLLLCEVESNHPLVWTEQLMPVMPFVRFNSVEEAIQFAVQCEHGFRHTAIMHSKNVANLSAMAKLMDCSIFIKNGPSYCGLGFEGAGFTSFTIASPTGEGLTRPRTFTRERRCTLVDYFRIV from the coding sequence ATGGATATTAGTGAAACTGAAGTTAAGGTGATCGTTGAGAGAATACTTAAGCAAATACAAAATAACCAGGAAATCGTTGAGCAAGAACCCTTAACCCAACAGGGAAACAGGGGATTGTTTCCTACTATTGAGTCAGCCATAGATGCAGCAGAGAAAGCCTTCTATCAATTACATCAACTTACTCTTGACCATCGTAAAGAGATGATTCGACAGATAAGAAAGATAGTAATGTCCAATCAGGATAGTTTATCCAAAATGGCTGTTGAGGAAACTGGATTTGGTCGGGTGGAAGATAAAATTGAAAAACACAAATTGGTTGCTCTTAAAACGCCTGGAGTTGAAGATCTAGAACCCATTGCTTATACTGATGACCACGGAATGACTTTGGTGGAAAGAGCTCCTTATGGAGTGATTGGAGCAATTATTCCTTCAACAAATCCAACAACTTCGGTCGTAAATAACGCAATAAGTATGATCGCTGGTGGAAATACTGTCGTTTTTCACCCTCATCCCAACGCAAAAAAATGTTCTTGTACTGTAATCTCACTCATAAATCAGGCCATTATTGATGCTGGTGGTCCGGAAAATGTGATAACAGCAATTCAAAACCCTACCCTTGAAACAGCGCAGACCATGATGAAGCATCCCAAAATCCGTTTATTGGTTGTAACCGGAGGACCTGCAGTTGTAAGAGTAGCCATGAATAGTGGGAAAAAAGTTATTGCTGCCGGTCCTGGGAATCCTCCTTGTGTTGTTGATGAAACTGCCGATATCCTCAAGGCTGGTCGTGATATTGTCAGGGGTGCTGGATTTGATAACAACATTATTTGTATTTGTGAGAAAGAAATTCTTGCAGTTTCAAGCATTGCTGATCGTTTAAAAGAGGAAATAAAAAAGAATGGAGCTTATGAACTGAATAAAAGTCAGATTGACAAAATTACCCCAATTATTATTGATAAACCTGGTGCTCCAGGTCAAGAAGGAGCACCTAACAAAAAATTTGTTGGGAAGAATGCTAACCTCATAGCTAAAGAAATTGGCTTGAATCTTCCTGATGATATTCGATTACTCCTGTGCGAAGTTGAATCCAATCATCCATTAGTGTGGACCGAGCAACTTATGCCAGTTATGCCATTCGTTCGTTTTAATAGCGTCGAAGAGGCAATTCAATTTGCGGTTCAATGTGAACATGGTTTTCGTCATACTGCTATTATGCATTCAAAAAACGTTGCGAATCTCAGCGCTATGGCAAAGCTTATGGATTGTTCAATTTTTATTAAAAATGGACCAAGTTACTGTGGTTTAGGTTTTGAAGGTGCAGGTTTTACATCGTTTACTATTGCTAGCCCAACTGGGGAAGGTCTTACCCGGCCTCGAACTTTTACTAGAGAACGGCGGTGTACTTTAGTTGATTATTTCCGAATTGTTTAA
- the tpiA gene encoding triose-phosphate isomerase — protein sequence MRKFLIAANWKMNMYRQEALELIRGVIEQTKLFPSVDIMVAPPFTVLETVNGEIQNTQIRLGAQDVFFEESGAYTGEISPGMILDAGCTYVIIGHSERRQYFHETDEIINKKVTAALKNHLIPILCVGETWEERKQGRTFLVLNQQILFGLQGIDNEKLSSIIVAYEPVWAIGTGKSATKEQIQEVHAYLRGVIKEFTSSNEMAFNIRILYGGSMNPKNAQEILSQKDVDGGLIGGASLNIDSFSSLVQIAENVQKEKKQE from the coding sequence TTGCGCAAGTTTCTCATAGCAGCCAACTGGAAAATGAATATGTATCGCCAGGAAGCGCTTGAGCTCATAAGAGGAGTTATTGAGCAAACCAAGCTTTTTCCGTCTGTCGATATAATGGTGGCTCCACCTTTTACGGTTTTAGAAACGGTAAATGGTGAGATTCAAAATACTCAAATTCGATTGGGAGCTCAGGATGTCTTTTTTGAAGAATCCGGTGCTTACACCGGAGAAATATCTCCAGGAATGATTTTAGATGCCGGTTGCACTTATGTCATTATTGGTCACTCAGAGCGAAGGCAATATTTTCATGAAACTGATGAAATTATAAATAAAAAAGTTACTGCTGCTTTAAAAAATCATCTTATACCAATTTTATGCGTTGGGGAAACATGGGAAGAGAGAAAGCAAGGGAGAACCTTTTTGGTTCTTAACCAGCAAATCCTTTTCGGTTTGCAGGGTATTGATAATGAGAAGTTATCTTCGATTATCGTTGCCTATGAACCGGTTTGGGCTATTGGAACGGGGAAAAGCGCAACCAAAGAACAGATTCAAGAAGTTCATGCTTACCTACGTGGGGTCATAAAAGAATTTACCTCATCGAATGAAATGGCTTTCAACATTCGAATTTTATATGGAGGGAGCATGAATCCCAAAAATGCTCAAGAAATTCTTAGCCAAAAAGACGTTGACGGAGGATTAATAGGGGGAGCAAGTTTAAATATTGATAGTTTCAGTTCTCTGGTTCAGATAGCTGAAAATGTGCAAAAAGAGAAAAAACAGGAATAA
- a CDS encoding BMC domain-containing protein, with the protein MGIIVLGVLELNSIAVGLQALDGMIKAAPIQIIDAKTICPGKFVVIVSGEVAAVDAALSRGKEIGGGYVVDELFIPNLHTQVIPAITGAVECEIWDAVAVIESFSVVASISAADVAAKTASVLVSEVRLATGMGGKSYIKIIGDIHEVEAAVHAAVEVISGKGLLCKEVIIPNPDPGIRNYFIF; encoded by the coding sequence ATGGGAATTATTGTTTTAGGAGTTCTGGAACTCAACAGCATTGCCGTGGGGTTGCAAGCACTGGATGGAATGATAAAGGCTGCGCCGATCCAAATTATTGACGCCAAAACCATTTGTCCGGGAAAATTTGTTGTTATTGTGAGTGGAGAGGTTGCAGCCGTTGATGCGGCTCTATCTCGAGGGAAGGAGATAGGAGGAGGATATGTTGTTGATGAGCTTTTTATCCCAAATCTCCATACCCAGGTAATTCCAGCAATAACCGGAGCGGTTGAATGTGAAATCTGGGATGCTGTAGCTGTAATTGAATCTTTTTCCGTAGTAGCTAGTATTAGTGCGGCTGATGTTGCAGCTAAAACCGCCAGTGTTTTAGTAAGTGAAGTTCGTTTGGCTACTGGTATGGGAGGTAAGTCTTACATAAAAATAATTGGTGACATTCATGAAGTTGAAGCAGCTGTTCATGCTGCAGTTGAAGTTATTAGTGGAAAGGGTCTTCTTTGTAAAGAAGTTATTATTCCCAATCCTGATCCAGGTATTCGGAATTATTTTATTTTTTAA